A region from the uncultured Sunxiuqinia sp. genome encodes:
- a CDS encoding PAS domain-containing sensor histidine kinase: protein MLKAIYHFITKPYLLSTSEDKRKIIGLHIVLFLGLLYSLTDFTISISGYNLNECIPGDVSIIAITIIGLYCLRNARPQCAVNTVFLIPFAVYFFFISSQYSILPIKNALPYTVWSLIPGFLFILLLSYKTGQKLLINYAVSIVTVCFHLYKADRFGDATGIYWPTDELILNPLLIITIAFTVTFLISTNYELVLKELRNQVETTDSQINNTVKSFRQGVILMRIIKDEMNTPIGLKVVKTNPAFQRMFKINPREIHNTDADVIFPKVFRNSFDWNNHYLHSKTKQRTEFFVEHLDKWFDVYVLNPDSDQIASIFYDTTSHNETIKELGDSRRRYKVLLEAIPDIFFIIDKDGIYMDFVIKESELIQINADDIIGNSIFEVGFSEKMSRKIFQCIQDAISRDTIETIEYALDVKKGTAMFEMRIARLDENSVISIARDITKRKIAEIRLEEAKHKAEEADQLKSAFLANISHEIRTPMNAIIGFSKMIGSSDFDLEEKNKFIDIIVSNGKLLMEMINDMISLSKIESKQVYVKEGFCKVNDLMVDLYREYSFDLTSKPIRLKLNNQNANPKFGVVTDKQLLNEILKKLLDNAVKFTNEGEIEFGYQMDGKERLQFFVRDTGIGIDEAQIIRIFERFHQLDNKTTRKYEGTGLGLAIAQHYASLLGGPIEVNSEIDKGSRFYFSIPFKNGEGTLQVVR from the coding sequence ATGCTTAAAGCAATATATCACTTCATTACGAAACCCTATTTATTATCAACAAGTGAAGATAAACGAAAAATTATCGGGCTTCACATTGTTCTGTTTCTGGGATTACTATATTCATTAACCGACTTTACGATTTCTATTTCAGGTTACAACCTGAATGAATGTATTCCCGGGGATGTTTCAATAATAGCAATCACGATCATTGGCCTGTATTGTTTACGTAATGCACGTCCTCAATGCGCTGTAAATACCGTATTTCTTATACCTTTTGCCGTCTATTTCTTTTTTATCTCATCGCAGTATTCAATTCTTCCAATAAAGAATGCTCTACCTTACACCGTGTGGTCTCTCATTCCCGGATTCTTATTCATTCTTCTTTTAAGTTATAAGACCGGACAAAAATTACTGATTAACTATGCAGTGAGCATTGTTACCGTTTGCTTTCATTTATACAAGGCTGATCGTTTTGGGGATGCAACAGGTATTTATTGGCCAACAGATGAGCTAATATTAAACCCTCTGTTAATCATTACAATTGCTTTTACCGTAACTTTTCTGATTTCCACGAATTACGAACTTGTACTTAAAGAACTACGAAATCAGGTTGAAACGACCGATTCCCAAATTAATAATACGGTAAAATCGTTTCGGCAAGGGGTTATACTAATGCGCATCATTAAAGATGAAATGAACACTCCTATTGGATTGAAGGTCGTTAAAACGAATCCGGCATTTCAACGAATGTTTAAGATTAACCCACGGGAAATTCACAATACCGATGCAGATGTTATTTTCCCAAAGGTTTTTCGCAACTCGTTTGACTGGAACAACCACTATTTACACAGCAAAACAAAACAACGGACGGAGTTTTTTGTAGAGCACCTCGACAAGTGGTTCGATGTTTATGTTTTAAATCCCGACTCAGATCAGATTGCCAGTATTTTTTATGATACGACCTCTCACAACGAAACCATAAAAGAACTGGGGGACAGTCGCAGACGTTACAAGGTTTTGCTGGAAGCAATTCCCGACATCTTCTTCATTATCGATAAAGATGGTATATACATGGACTTTGTCATTAAAGAATCGGAGTTGATTCAGATTAATGCCGATGATATTATTGGAAACTCTATTTTCGAGGTTGGTTTTTCTGAAAAGATGTCGCGAAAAATCTTTCAATGTATTCAGGATGCCATTAGCCGGGATACCATTGAGACTATTGAATATGCATTAGATGTTAAAAAAGGAACCGCGATGTTTGAAATGCGCATTGCCCGTTTAGATGAAAACTCTGTTATTTCGATCGCCCGCGATATTACCAAACGAAAAATAGCTGAAATTCGCCTGGAAGAAGCCAAACATAAAGCCGAAGAAGCAGACCAGCTAAAATCAGCCTTTTTAGCGAATATTTCTCATGAGATCAGAACTCCGATGAATGCGATTATTGGATTTTCAAAAATGATTGGCTCTTCGGATTTCGACCTGGAAGAAAAAAATAAATTCATAGACATTATCGTCTCCAATGGTAAATTACTTATGGAAATGATCAACGACATGATCAGCCTCTCGAAGATTGAAAGCAAACAAGTGTATGTAAAAGAAGGCTTTTGTAAAGTTAATGACTTGATGGTTGATCTTTACCGTGAGTATAGTTTTGATTTGACCTCAAAACCTATCCGATTGAAACTAAACAACCAAAATGCCAATCCCAAGTTTGGTGTTGTAACGGACAAACAATTGCTAAACGAAATACTAAAAAAACTACTTGATAATGCCGTGAAGTTCACTAACGAAGGGGAAATTGAGTTTGGCTATCAAATGGATGGTAAAGAGCGGCTCCAATTTTTCGTGAGAGATACCGGCATTGGAATTGATGAGGCTCAAATCATCCGCATCTTCGAACGCTTTCATCAGCTAGACAATAAGACAACCCGGAAATACGAAGGAACGGGACTAGGGCTGGCAATTGCGCAACATTACGCCAGCTTGCTGGGCGGACCAATCGAAGTTAATTCGGAAATCGACAAAGGCTCTAGGTTCTATTTCAGTATACCTTTTAAAAACGGAGAAGGAACCCTGCAGGTCGTTCGTTAG
- a CDS encoding Na(+)-translocating NADH-quinone reductase subunit A, whose protein sequence is MSKHFKLKRGFNIRLKGTAEVVLEDAPAPKTVALKPTDFSGLTPKLKVKAEAKVKAGDALFFDKYNPEIIFTSPVSGTVKSVNRGERRKVLEIVIEPDGTSEYIKFTKADPSTLSREQIREQILKSGIWPFIKQRPYGVLAKPSDVPTHIAISAFDSSPLAPDPDFVFSKEQSALQTGIDAVSKLTDGKVFLGLSPEQSSGVFSKLKNIETNTFSGPHPAGNVGIQISKVCPIGKDDLIWTLSPQALVYIGRLFATGQVDFSKTIALTGSEVKTPKYIKTIHGTELTELLKGKTKGKVKERIISGNVLTGEKVDSDNFLGYFDQQITIIPEGNEYEFMGWAAPGFDKFSASKAFFSKLLPKKEYTLSANMHGGERAFVLSGQYEKFLPMDILPVHLLKAILVNDIDKMEQLGIYEVIEEDLALCEYACTSKIKVQNILREGINSMIKELG, encoded by the coding sequence ATGTCAAAGCATTTTAAATTGAAACGCGGATTCAATATCCGGTTGAAAGGAACTGCCGAGGTGGTTCTGGAGGATGCTCCCGCACCGAAAACAGTAGCCCTAAAGCCAACTGATTTTTCAGGCTTAACGCCTAAGCTGAAAGTGAAAGCCGAGGCAAAGGTTAAAGCTGGTGATGCCCTCTTTTTCGACAAGTACAATCCAGAAATTATATTTACATCTCCCGTAAGTGGCACAGTAAAATCTGTCAACAGGGGCGAGCGTAGAAAGGTTTTAGAGATTGTAATTGAGCCTGACGGCACCAGTGAATATATAAAATTCACAAAGGCTGATCCGTCAACCTTGTCGCGTGAACAAATTCGGGAACAAATCCTAAAAAGTGGCATCTGGCCATTTATTAAACAACGTCCTTATGGTGTTTTAGCAAAGCCCAGCGATGTACCAACTCACATCGCTATTTCAGCTTTCGATTCGTCGCCACTGGCACCTGATCCCGATTTCGTGTTCTCCAAAGAGCAATCAGCACTTCAAACCGGAATCGATGCAGTAAGCAAACTAACGGATGGAAAAGTATTTTTGGGATTATCCCCGGAACAATCTTCCGGCGTATTCTCGAAACTGAAAAACATTGAAACCAATACATTCAGCGGCCCACATCCGGCAGGAAATGTAGGTATCCAAATCAGTAAAGTTTGCCCAATTGGCAAAGACGATCTTATTTGGACACTAAGTCCTCAGGCGCTTGTTTATATTGGTCGTTTATTTGCTACAGGGCAGGTCGACTTCAGTAAAACGATTGCTTTGACTGGCTCGGAAGTAAAAACTCCCAAATACATAAAAACCATCCACGGAACTGAATTGACCGAGCTTTTAAAAGGAAAAACAAAAGGAAAAGTCAAAGAAAGAATTATCAGTGGAAATGTACTGACAGGAGAGAAAGTTGATTCAGATAACTTTTTGGGTTATTTCGATCAGCAAATCACAATTATCCCTGAAGGTAATGAGTATGAATTTATGGGTTGGGCTGCTCCTGGATTTGATAAATTTTCAGCCAGCAAGGCCTTTTTCTCCAAGCTTCTTCCAAAAAAAGAGTATACGCTGAGTGCCAACATGCATGGGGGTGAACGCGCATTTGTTCTTTCGGGACAATATGAAAAATTCCTTCCGATGGACATATTACCAGTTCATTTGCTAAAGGCCATTTTGGTTAACGATATCGACAAAATGGAACAACTCGGAATTTATGAAGTAATTGAGGAAGATTTAGCTTTATGTGAATATGCCTGTACATCCAAAATCAAAGTACAGAATATTTTACGAGAAGGAATCAACTCAATGATTAAAGAGTTAGGATAA
- a CDS encoding NADH:ubiquinone reductase (Na(+)-transporting) subunit D produces the protein MSDKEPLFSKKNLKLLSDPLDSSNPITVQVLGICSALAVTAQLKPSVVMSLSVMAVLAFANVIVSLLRNTIPNRIRIIVQLVVIAALVILVDQVLKAFVYDVSKQLSVFVGLIITNCIIMGRLEAFALGNKPWPSFLDGIGNAAGYGAILVIVGFFRELFGSGTLWGFRIIPESWYIENGGFYANNGMMILPPMALITVGAIIWVQRSRNRKLIED, from the coding sequence ATGAGCGATAAAGAACCTTTATTTTCAAAGAAAAATTTAAAACTGCTTAGCGATCCGCTTGACAGTAGTAACCCAATTACCGTACAGGTTCTGGGTATTTGTTCGGCCTTAGCTGTAACCGCCCAATTAAAACCTTCGGTTGTTATGTCTTTATCAGTAATGGCAGTATTGGCATTCGCAAATGTTATCGTCTCGCTATTACGGAATACCATCCCAAACCGGATTCGAATTATTGTTCAGCTAGTGGTAATTGCAGCCTTAGTAATTCTGGTTGACCAAGTACTGAAAGCATTTGTTTACGATGTAAGCAAGCAACTGTCAGTTTTCGTGGGCTTAATTATTACGAACTGTATCATCATGGGACGACTGGAAGCCTTTGCCTTAGGAAACAAACCCTGGCCGTCATTCCTCGATGGGATTGGAAATGCTGCTGGCTACGGCGCAATTTTAGTTATTGTTGGTTTCTTCCGCGAGTTATTTGGTAGTGGTACACTTTGGGGATTTCGTATTATCCCAGAGAGCTGGTACATCGAAAATGGTGGCTTTTACGCCAATAATGGTATGATGATCCTACCTCCTATGGCCTTAATAACTGTAGGAGCAATTATTTGGGTTCAACGCAGCCGAAACAGAAAACTGATTGAAGACTAA
- the nqrC gene encoding NADH:ubiquinone reductase (Na(+)-transporting) subunit C, protein MDRNSNVYTFIYASGMVILVAAILSLAASNLKPFQDKNIEIEKKQNILSSVNIAADATNAEEIYAEKIVNSYIVNSKGEKLEGNAFTVDLKKERAKESDQQQLPVFECQIDGDIKYIVPLRGAGLWGPIWGYLALNSDMSTIYGASFDHQGETPGLGAEISTQAFQSQFKGKEIYDDGELVSITVAKSNESAPEIHKVDAISGGTITSKGLQNMIYDDLSLYNAFFNQNK, encoded by the coding sequence ATGGATAGGAACAGTAATGTTTACACATTTATATACGCATCGGGAATGGTGATTTTGGTTGCTGCCATACTTTCATTGGCTGCCAGCAATTTAAAACCATTTCAGGATAAAAATATTGAGATTGAGAAAAAGCAAAACATTCTCTCCTCTGTCAATATAGCAGCTGATGCGACAAATGCAGAAGAAATCTACGCTGAAAAAATTGTCAATAGTTATATTGTCAATTCGAAAGGTGAGAAATTGGAAGGTAATGCTTTTACCGTTGACTTGAAAAAAGAACGTGCAAAAGAATCTGACCAACAACAACTACCGGTTTTTGAATGCCAGATCGATGGCGACATCAAATACATTGTTCCACTTCGTGGAGCTGGTCTTTGGGGTCCAATTTGGGGATACCTGGCGTTGAACTCCGATATGTCGACTATTTATGGTGCTTCGTTTGACCACCAGGGAGAAACTCCAGGACTTGGAGCCGAAATTTCTACACAGGCTTTTCAAAGCCAGTTTAAAGGAAAAGAGATTTACGACGATGGCGAGTTAGTCTCAATCACCGTTGCTAAGTCAAATGAATCAGCCCCGGAAATCCATAAAGTTGATGCAATTTCTGGAGGCACAATCACATCAAAAGGATTACAGAATATGATTTATGATGATTTGAGTCTCTATAATGCTTTTTTCAACCAGAATAAATAG
- a CDS encoding DUF5103 domain-containing protein, protein MRILIYIIVINCCVIFTLNSQAQNESEYHYQNAVFKEEIRTVKAFREGYELSDPIYELGSDVNLIFKFDDLSNETKNYYYTIVHCDADWNESYILQNEYLDGFFDNPVTDYAPSFNTTMTYVNYLIRVPNEDVRITKSGNYVLVVYEDQDKEKLVLTRRFQVLEHKVRVAGTVKRATFDPFKGDKQEVDFTIYHENLPILNPRDEVKVVIIKNGRWDTAIRDLKPLFIKEHELDYNYDKENVFPGGNEYRYFDIRTRKYTGENVASINFFRPYYHATLMVDELRANKKYFPYKEMNGKYVVESQDRVDDYDTECDYFFVHFTLPLEAQLVGGSVNVFGALTSWNANKSNEMTWNYETASYELTLLLKQGYYNYQYVYVPEGSKKADATVLEGSHYETENEYQIFVYYRDISGRYDQLVGYKQLKADF, encoded by the coding sequence ATGCGGATTTTAATTTACATAATCGTCATAAATTGCTGCGTTATTTTTACATTAAATTCTCAGGCGCAAAATGAGAGCGAGTACCATTATCAAAATGCAGTTTTCAAAGAAGAGATTAGAACGGTAAAGGCTTTTCGGGAGGGCTATGAGCTTAGTGATCCAATCTATGAATTGGGAAGTGACGTTAATCTGATTTTTAAGTTTGATGATTTATCAAACGAAACAAAAAATTACTACTATACGATCGTGCATTGCGATGCTGATTGGAATGAATCATACATTCTTCAGAATGAGTATTTAGATGGATTCTTTGATAATCCGGTAACCGATTATGCTCCCAGCTTTAATACGACGATGACATATGTCAATTACCTGATCCGGGTACCAAACGAAGATGTGCGCATAACTAAGTCGGGCAATTATGTATTAGTTGTATACGAAGATCAGGATAAAGAAAAATTAGTGCTTACCCGTAGGTTTCAGGTTCTTGAACACAAGGTTAGAGTTGCGGGAACTGTGAAACGGGCTACGTTCGATCCGTTTAAAGGAGATAAGCAGGAAGTTGACTTTACTATTTATCACGAAAATTTGCCGATTCTTAATCCAAGAGACGAGGTGAAAGTTGTGATTATCAAAAATGGAAGGTGGGATACCGCAATTCGGGATTTGAAACCACTTTTTATCAAGGAGCATGAGTTGGATTATAATTACGATAAAGAAAACGTTTTTCCCGGAGGAAATGAATATCGGTATTTTGATATTCGTACCCGAAAGTATACCGGGGAGAATGTCGCATCAATCAATTTTTTTAGACCATATTATCATGCGACATTGATGGTAGATGAGCTTCGGGCAAATAAGAAATATTTTCCGTACAAAGAAATGAATGGAAAGTATGTTGTTGAAAGCCAGGATCGGGTAGATGATTATGACACCGAGTGCGATTATTTTTTTGTACATTTTACTTTACCATTAGAAGCACAATTGGTTGGCGGGTCGGTTAATGTATTTGGAGCATTGACCAGTTGGAATGCCAATAAAAGTAATGAGATGACTTGGAATTATGAAACCGCCAGCTATGAATTGACACTATTGCTGAAGCAAGGATATTATAACTATCAGTACGTTTATGTTCCCGAGGGGAGTAAAAAGGCCGATGCAACTGTTCTCGAAGGGTCGCATTACGAAACCGAAAATGAGTACCAGATTTTCGTCTATTATAGAGACATATCCGGCAGGTATGATCAGTTGGTTGGTTACAAACAACTAAAAGCCGATTTCTAA
- a CDS encoding NADH:ubiquinone reductase (Na(+)-transporting) subunit B, which translates to MKALKNFFEKTKPYVQKGAKYHWLHSTHDAFFTLAFVQKDTSKSGTHIHDYIDLKRTMGIVVFALVPALLMGMYNIGYQHFGALGQLETAAFFDLFLFGLLKVLPVILVSYIVGLGIEFIFAQFRGHEVNEGFLVSGILIPMVMPINTPLWMIGVATAFAVVFGKEVFGGTGMNIWNPALVARAFLFFAYPAQMSGDSVWISASGIEKMADGFTGATPMAQAVLGNTDLNVWDAFVGLIPGSIGETSTLAILIGAAILIITGIGNWKIMLSTVLGGLFMGILLNVFAVNAYMEMPFWEHLIIGGFAFGAVFMATDPVSGAQTDKGKWIYGFLIGVLAILIRVVNPAYPEGMMLAILLMNTFAPLIDHYIIQGNIKRRLKRVQQSA; encoded by the coding sequence ATGAAAGCGTTAAAGAACTTTTTTGAGAAAACGAAACCATATGTACAGAAAGGAGCCAAATACCATTGGCTACACTCAACACACGATGCTTTCTTCACATTGGCCTTCGTTCAGAAAGATACATCCAAATCAGGAACTCATATACATGATTATATTGATTTGAAAAGAACCATGGGAATCGTGGTTTTTGCTCTTGTCCCTGCATTGCTTATGGGAATGTACAATATCGGATACCAACACTTTGGTGCTTTAGGCCAATTGGAAACGGCTGCGTTTTTCGACCTGTTTCTTTTTGGATTACTGAAGGTACTGCCTGTTATTCTTGTTTCATACATTGTTGGATTGGGTATTGAGTTTATTTTCGCCCAATTCCGAGGTCATGAGGTGAACGAAGGATTTTTGGTTTCCGGTATTTTAATTCCAATGGTGATGCCAATTAATACGCCACTCTGGATGATTGGTGTGGCCACAGCCTTTGCTGTTGTATTTGGAAAAGAAGTATTTGGAGGAACTGGAATGAATATCTGGAATCCTGCGCTTGTTGCCCGGGCATTCTTATTTTTCGCATATCCGGCACAAATGTCTGGTGATTCAGTTTGGATTTCAGCCAGTGGTATCGAAAAAATGGCTGATGGTTTTACTGGTGCAACACCGATGGCCCAAGCTGTTTTAGGGAATACTGACCTTAATGTTTGGGATGCCTTTGTTGGTTTGATACCCGGTTCGATTGGCGAAACTTCAACATTAGCCATTCTTATTGGTGCTGCAATTCTGATCATCACCGGTATTGGAAATTGGAAAATTATGCTCTCGACTGTTTTAGGTGGACTGTTTATGGGTATTCTGCTGAATGTTTTTGCAGTAAATGCTTATATGGAAATGCCTTTCTGGGAGCATTTAATCATTGGAGGATTTGCATTTGGTGCTGTATTTATGGCAACTGATCCGGTATCTGGAGCACAAACGGATAAGGGGAAATGGATCTACGGATTTTTAATTGGTGTATTAGCCATTTTAATTCGCGTTGTAAACCCTGCTTATCCGGAAGGAATGATGTTGGCCATCTTACTGATGAATACATTTGCTCCGCTGATCGACCATTACATCATTCAGGGCAATATCAAACGTCGTTTAAAACGTGTTCAACAGAGCGCTTAA
- a CDS encoding nucleoside deaminase yields MKKAFQEAQLAYDEGEIPVGAVVVAQNRVIARAHNLTETLTDVTAHAEMQAITAAANLLGGKYLNECTLYVTLEPCAMCAGALGWAQLGKLVFGASDEKRGFSKFAPKALHPKTELVSGVMAEDCGDLMTAFFQDKR; encoded by the coding sequence ATGAAGAAAGCCTTTCAGGAAGCTCAGCTTGCTTACGACGAAGGTGAAATTCCTGTTGGTGCTGTGGTGGTTGCTCAAAATCGGGTTATTGCTCGTGCACATAACTTGACCGAAACGTTGACAGATGTGACTGCACATGCCGAAATGCAGGCAATTACTGCTGCGGCAAATCTTTTGGGTGGAAAATACCTGAATGAATGTACACTTTATGTGACCCTTGAGCCTTGTGCGATGTGCGCTGGAGCACTCGGATGGGCTCAGTTGGGGAAGCTTGTTTTTGGAGCCTCTGATGAGAAAAGAGGTTTCTCAAAATTCGCACCCAAAGCTCTTCATCCAAAAACCGAGTTAGTAAGCGGGGTGATGGCCGAAGATTGTGGAGATTTGATGACTGCCTTTTTTCAGGATAAGAGATAA
- the nqrE gene encoding NADH:ubiquinone reductase (Na(+)-transporting) subunit E, which produces MENLINIFIKSIFIENMVFAYFLGMCSYLAVSKSVKTATGLGLAVIFVLGITVPVDYLLEKYVLKEGALTWLSPTFEAVDLSFLSYIMFIAVIASMVQLVEMVVEKFAPVLYTQLGIFLPLIAVNCAILGGSLFMQQKAFLNIGEASVYGLGSGVGWFLAIIGIAAIREKIEYSHVPGPLKGLGITFIVTGLMGLAFMGFMGIKL; this is translated from the coding sequence ATGGAAAACCTGATTAATATATTTATCAAATCCATCTTTATTGAGAACATGGTTTTTGCCTACTTCTTAGGCATGTGTTCTTATCTGGCGGTATCCAAATCAGTAAAAACGGCTACCGGACTTGGACTAGCTGTTATCTTTGTTTTGGGTATTACCGTTCCTGTTGATTACCTATTGGAAAAGTACGTATTAAAAGAAGGAGCATTAACATGGTTAAGCCCAACTTTCGAAGCAGTAGACTTAAGCTTCCTAAGCTATATCATGTTTATCGCAGTTATTGCATCCATGGTACAGTTGGTTGAAATGGTTGTTGAAAAATTTGCCCCGGTACTCTATACGCAGTTGGGTATTTTCTTACCACTAATTGCTGTTAACTGTGCAATTCTTGGGGGATCTTTGTTCATGCAGCAAAAAGCCTTTCTAAATATTGGCGAAGCTTCGGTTTATGGTTTAGGTTCCGGCGTCGGTTGGTTCCTGGCTATTATTGGTATTGCTGCCATTCGTGAAAAAATTGAATACTCTCATGTTCCCGGCCCTTTAAAAGGTCTTGGTATAACCTTTATTGTCACGGGTTTAATGGGATTAGCATTCATGGGATTCATGGGAATAAAACTATAA
- the nqrF gene encoding NADH:ubiquinone reductase (Na(+)-transporting) subunit F, with protein MIFLAAQATVVITSIAVFLLMVILLVSILLFVKQKLTPSGVVKVDINKGDTVLETNPGDTLLTTLGNNKIFLPSACGGGGTCAMCRCQVVDGGGSILPTETGYFTRKEQNDNWRLACQVKVKEDMELKIPQEIMGIKKWECEVVSNDNVATYIKEFVVKLPEGENLDFKSGGYIQIDVPKIDVDFKDIEVDDKFKPEWEQFNLFDLKMKNPEPTFRAYSMANHPAEGNIVMLNIRIATPPFDRVNGGFQKLNPGICSSYIFSRKPGDKVTISGPYGEFFLKDNDNEMMFIGGGAGMAPMRSHLFHLFHTLKESDKKITFWYGARSWREVFYYDQFRDIEEKYPNFSFHLALSDPQPEDNWDGPKGFIHQVIHDMYLGKHDEPEEIDYYLCGPPMMNDAVQKMLYDLGVPDENVMFDDFGS; from the coding sequence ATGATATTTTTAGCAGCTCAAGCTACAGTGGTTATTACCAGTATCGCCGTCTTTCTATTGATGGTGATCCTACTGGTTTCAATCTTACTGTTTGTCAAACAAAAGTTAACCCCATCGGGTGTTGTTAAAGTTGATATAAATAAAGGAGATACAGTACTTGAAACCAATCCTGGCGACACCCTGTTAACCACTTTGGGAAATAACAAGATCTTCCTTCCATCAGCATGTGGTGGTGGTGGTACTTGCGCCATGTGTCGTTGCCAGGTAGTCGATGGTGGAGGTTCAATTCTTCCAACCGAAACCGGTTACTTCACCCGTAAAGAGCAGAATGACAATTGGCGTTTAGCTTGTCAGGTAAAAGTAAAAGAAGACATGGAATTGAAGATTCCTCAGGAAATTATGGGAATCAAAAAATGGGAATGCGAAGTGGTTTCCAACGACAACGTGGCAACCTATATTAAAGAGTTTGTGGTGAAGTTACCTGAAGGTGAAAACTTAGATTTCAAATCAGGTGGCTATATTCAAATTGATGTCCCTAAAATTGATGTTGATTTTAAAGACATTGAAGTTGATGACAAGTTTAAACCTGAATGGGAACAATTCAACCTATTCGATTTGAAAATGAAAAACCCGGAACCAACATTTCGTGCTTATTCAATGGCTAACCACCCTGCCGAAGGAAATATTGTAATGCTTAATATCCGTATTGCAACTCCTCCTTTCGACCGTGTTAATGGAGGTTTCCAAAAGCTAAATCCTGGTATTTGTTCTTCTTACATCTTCTCACGTAAACCAGGTGACAAGGTGACAATTTCAGGCCCTTATGGAGAGTTCTTTTTAAAGGACAATGATAACGAAATGATGTTTATTGGTGGTGGTGCAGGTATGGCTCCCATGCGTTCGCACTTGTTTCACCTATTTCACACCCTGAAAGAATCAGATAAGAAAATTACTTTTTGGTATGGTGCCCGTTCCTGGAGAGAAGTTTTTTACTACGATCAATTCCGGGACATTGAAGAAAAGTACCCGAATTTCTCATTCCACTTAGCTTTATCTGACCCTCAACCCGAGGACAACTGGGATGGGCCAAAAGGGTTTATCCACCAAGTAATTCATGATATGTACTTGGGTAAACACGATGAACCGGAAGAAATTGATTACTATTTGTGTGGCCCTCCAATGATGAACGATGCCGTTCAGAAAATGCTTTATGATTTAGGAGTTCCTGACGAAAATGTAATGTTTGATGACTTTGGAAGCTAA